Proteins found in one Thalassomonas actiniarum genomic segment:
- a CDS encoding sigma 54-interacting transcriptional regulator, with product MTHRIYIIEDEAIVAHDLKVNLESLGFQVLGVAHDSLKALQEIPVVKPDIVLSDIRLRDGCDGIEILRELNKIMSVAVIFISAYSDKETLRRVKEINPQGYILKPINRRELEIAIDLAVDEFARQQKLLNNQYILKTALSCIGDCILLTDINGFIDGINSNACQLLTFESANVILKPWHTALVCTTPESKMRLTRLIENTVRTQSVSRILPVEIEVKNGISLVDGIVGPILNEQQECTGASIMLRCLADLSDFKMPEYKNRVSDRQGEEKSQACLLLINPDNFDWVNEKWGEKVGDVIIGEISEVINKEIRVIDLATRYGGAVFSTTLPNTCLQGGMVVAKRIHKRLNNHRYYSDKVSLTFSIGIAELEQGNDASGINLPITLFRHATWALNTAHEAGGDCIRCWEEDKQHHFLADIDRMSGKFSPDINNDIKGLMLLWNSVNTVVHCTDIHSLSEGIVSNLMQSLQLVAGAFWLKLDNEPVELIVKDINTELSSLDPADFNFKLTPQINELAFSGETKLFSVDSENPEHTCCYGLPLSVEHRGLGLLLLYRKSGHLLDKKQISALETLSGYLGVAVDRVILASKEQLRIQKELQGFEENVLDSELIFESKIMECLMQEVRTLAPTDAPVMISGESGTGKELLARMIHKVSLRKHKPYVVVDCGAIVPSLIASELFGHKKGSFTNANESHLGKFKEADTGTLFLDEIGELPLELQIHLLRFAQEGTFSPVGSNQVETVDVRLIVATNRDLATEVEKGRFRKDLFYRLNVFSLHSPNLRQRAMDIMPIAEHYLRQFNQHYNKEIKGFTETASRAMRQHDWPGNVRELRNQLMRAVIICNSPYIDATHLTLREPSHRWECSFNGNAEGGSGQSAVSDMADFTAAETQGHKVADIGVQPQDKMVQALTSCINILKDSDAIFECGKWLEAEVIRLAKVQGKGNISKSARILGLPEATLRRRIEALSQSALPPVLQVQEFLLVEALTDWLELPPTPGINRLQQLRQILSRLAEQGGMNRQDIATFVGVSAPTLRKILAS from the coding sequence ATGACACATAGAATTTATATCATTGAAGATGAAGCAATAGTTGCACATGATTTAAAGGTCAACCTTGAGTCTCTCGGTTTTCAAGTACTTGGTGTTGCCCACGATAGCCTGAAGGCGTTGCAGGAAATTCCTGTGGTCAAACCGGATATTGTCTTGTCCGATATTAGGCTGCGTGACGGCTGCGACGGCATCGAAATTTTGCGTGAGCTCAATAAAATTATGTCGGTGGCGGTGATTTTTATTTCCGCTTATTCCGATAAAGAAACCCTAAGAAGAGTCAAGGAAATCAACCCCCAGGGTTACATTCTTAAACCCATTAACCGACGGGAGTTGGAAATTGCCATCGACCTGGCGGTGGATGAGTTTGCCAGGCAACAGAAACTCCTTAATAATCAATATATTCTAAAAACAGCTTTGAGCTGTATCGGTGACTGCATCTTATTAACCGATATTAACGGTTTTATCGACGGCATCAACTCCAATGCCTGCCAGCTGCTGACCTTTGAAAGCGCCAATGTCATTCTTAAACCCTGGCATACCGCGCTGGTCTGTACCACTCCAGAGTCTAAAATGCGTTTGACCCGCTTGATTGAAAATACCGTCAGGACCCAGTCGGTCAGTAGGATCTTACCGGTTGAAATTGAAGTTAAAAATGGCATTTCCCTGGTAGATGGCATTGTTGGTCCTATCCTCAATGAACAACAAGAGTGTACCGGGGCATCCATTATGCTCAGGTGCCTGGCAGATTTGTCGGATTTTAAAATGCCCGAATATAAAAACCGGGTATCTGATCGCCAGGGCGAAGAGAAAAGCCAGGCCTGCCTGTTATTGATCAATCCGGATAATTTTGACTGGGTCAATGAGAAATGGGGAGAGAAGGTCGGGGATGTCATCATCGGTGAAATCAGCGAGGTGATCAATAAAGAAATTCGGGTGATAGATCTGGCTACTCGTTACGGCGGCGCAGTATTTAGCACAACGTTACCCAATACTTGCCTGCAGGGGGGCATGGTGGTAGCCAAACGTATTCACAAGCGATTGAATAATCACAGGTATTATAGCGACAAGGTGTCGCTGACCTTCAGCATAGGTATTGCAGAATTAGAGCAAGGTAATGATGCCAGCGGCATTAATTTACCGATCACCCTGTTCAGACATGCTACCTGGGCATTAAATACCGCCCATGAAGCCGGGGGGGATTGTATTCGTTGCTGGGAGGAAGACAAACAGCATCACTTTCTTGCCGATATTGACCGTATGAGCGGGAAATTTTCCCCTGATATCAATAATGATATTAAAGGGTTGATGTTATTGTGGAATTCGGTCAATACCGTTGTCCATTGCACCGATATCCACTCCCTATCCGAAGGGATAGTGAGTAATTTAATGCAGTCCCTGCAGCTTGTTGCCGGCGCCTTCTGGTTAAAACTCGATAATGAGCCGGTTGAGTTGATTGTCAAGGATATCAATACCGAGTTATCTTCCCTGGACCCTGCAGATTTTAATTTCAAACTTACTCCACAAATCAACGAACTGGCTTTTAGCGGCGAAACGAAACTTTTTTCTGTCGATAGCGAGAACCCGGAGCATACCTGCTGTTACGGCTTGCCGCTCAGCGTCGAGCACAGGGGCTTGGGTTTGCTGCTGTTATACCGAAAGAGCGGGCATCTGTTGGACAAAAAACAGATTTCGGCGCTGGAGACCTTGTCGGGTTATTTAGGGGTCGCCGTTGACCGGGTGATTTTAGCCTCGAAAGAGCAGTTGCGCATTCAAAAAGAATTACAGGGATTTGAGGAAAATGTGCTCGATAGTGAGTTGATATTTGAGTCGAAAATCATGGAATGCTTGATGCAGGAGGTCAGGACCTTAGCGCCTACCGATGCACCTGTGATGATTTCCGGTGAATCGGGCACAGGTAAAGAGTTGCTGGCGCGCATGATACACAAGGTCAGTTTACGCAAGCATAAACCTTATGTGGTGGTGGACTGCGGGGCAATAGTACCGAGTTTGATCGCCAGCGAGCTCTTTGGCCATAAAAAAGGCTCATTTACCAATGCCAATGAATCCCATTTAGGGAAATTTAAAGAAGCGGATACCGGCACCCTGTTTTTAGATGAAATCGGTGAGTTGCCGCTGGAGCTGCAAATTCACTTGCTGCGTTTTGCCCAGGAAGGCACCTTTTCTCCGGTGGGCAGTAACCAGGTTGAAACGGTTGATGTCCGCCTGATTGTCGCCACCAACCGGGATTTAGCCACCGAGGTTGAAAAAGGGCGTTTTCGTAAGGATCTGTTCTACCGTCTCAATGTTTTTTCACTGCACAGTCCAAATTTACGGCAAAGGGCAATGGATATTATGCCGATTGCCGAGCATTACCTGCGTCAATTTAACCAGCATTATAACAAAGAAATTAAAGGCTTTACCGAAACGGCAAGCCGGGCGATGCGCCAGCATGACTGGCCGGGCAATGTTCGTGAGTTGAGAAACCAGTTGATGCGGGCGGTGATTATTTGCAACAGCCCCTATATCGATGCCACCCATCTGACGCTGCGGGAGCCGAGTCATCGTTGGGAATGCTCTTTTAATGGCAATGCTGAGGGGGGAAGCGGACAGTCAGCAGTAAGTGATATGGCAGATTTTACTGCTGCTGAAACACAAGGGCATAAAGTCGCCGATATCGGCGTACAGCCACAGGATAAAATGGTGCAGGCACTGACCTCCTGCATCAATATTTTAAAAGACAGTGATGCTATTTTTGAATGCGGAAAATGGCTTGAAGCTGAAGTGATCCGTTTAGCGAAAGTACAGGGTAAGGGCAATATCAGTAAGTCTGCCCGTATCCTGGGGCTACCGGAAGCCACTTTACGGCGCCGTATCGAGGCTTTATCCCAAAGTGCCTTGCCGCCGGTCCTGCAGGTTCAGGAATTTTTGCTGGTGGAGGCGCTAACCGACTGGCTTGAACTGCCGCCAACGCCCGGCATCAACCGTCTGCAACAGTTAAGGCAAATATTAAGCCGCTTGGCGGAGCAGGGGGGGATGAACCGGCAGGATATTGCAACCTTTGTCGGGGTTTCTGCCCCGACCTTGCGCAAGATATTAGCCAGTTGA
- a CDS encoding ligand-binding sensor domain-containing protein, with product MIMINLTIPALLNFNKWLPAACRICLGLALLCLLFPVWGSEIAQNVRFRHLTVNDGLSQDSVYQILQDNYGFVWFATSEGLNRYDGNEFVTYLHDPKKEQSLSKDWIWSLLESSDGRLWVGTDGGGLNLLNKDGRSFTHFKHDPGDENSISGNIVRTIVEDSASDLWLGTDSGLNRYNMETGNFERFVADDNNPMSLSSNKIRAVLQEQHGTLWIGTDGGGLNQMDIGRKTVRHFRHDPQDENSISSDRIRTMFESMDGMLWIGTYDQGLNRYNPRTGFVKRYHVDSGHGLTSNLIRDIMQDHRGVLWFATDNGLFEYRSESDTFLGYYKEASNANSLTDDRVISLFQDEGKVLWVGTHAGINLWNYQTTSFELFRQSGNNLEGLRSNTVLTFTQSDDDTIWVGTYAGLEKYSQQSGKFQHFGKENGLVDERITALTAESNHLWIGTFASGLMKMDLTTGELKHYPPDDARDNWLKKGGITRLSVDNEGDLWIASYGGGLFRYNKASDDFTVFRHREGDVNSLANNKVVYVLTSRNGTIWVSLFGGGIAKLNPKTGHFIHYQHDPSNPDSISSNENWTMMEDKQGNLWIGSQGNGVNKLTSAESKKQQAVFSHISRVDGLKSNAIYGILEDSKGDIWFSSNRGITKFSPQSNLLQHYGPHHGLQSFEFNSGAHFKARSGKMFFGGSNGFNAFYPTEILRNQHPPKVSLTKIIKINSPVLGEVATHLLESLTLNAHEYSVSFEFAALDFAVVEDNRYRYKLEGYDNDWINPDKVHRATYTNLPSGQYSFKVEAANNDGVWNQDAMQLKVTVLPPWYRTKIAYLGYFVLFMLFLSLLYLMHLHRLKKEAVNSRELKLKVEEKTQELRKRSSQLEERNEELKSANKQLAEVCITDIGTGLHNRRFVVDYMSKIAKNLERRLEKMTLTETIAKNRPIFFVVFEIDDFFQINEAHGYGTGDAVMLSISRQVSKKCRQGDVLARWGEGSFLVAGETDDIEAILLLAKRLISTIESHNIVLKSESISVTASAGISYFPFSITQPSLFTWEQVVSIAESAIKLAREKGDGTWSCIRAGQLGLSRGDYRKILSEPQNMAEKEVISLLYDVQAADDLLITDTRNNK from the coding sequence ATGATCATGATTAATTTAACAATACCTGCGCTATTGAATTTTAATAAATGGTTACCGGCAGCTTGCCGTATTTGCCTGGGGCTGGCGCTGTTGTGCTTGCTGTTTCCTGTCTGGGGATCTGAAATTGCCCAAAATGTGAGATTCAGACACTTAACCGTGAATGACGGTTTATCGCAAGATTCCGTTTACCAGATATTGCAGGATAATTATGGCTTTGTCTGGTTTGCCACCTCGGAAGGGCTTAACCGGTATGACGGTAATGAATTTGTGACTTATTTGCATGATCCGAAAAAAGAGCAGAGCCTGAGTAAAGACTGGATCTGGTCGTTGCTGGAAAGCTCCGACGGCAGGTTATGGGTGGGCACCGATGGCGGCGGTTTAAACCTGCTCAATAAAGATGGCCGCAGCTTTACCCATTTCAAGCATGATCCCGGGGATGAAAACAGTATTTCCGGTAATATTGTCCGCACCATTGTTGAAGATAGTGCCTCAGACTTATGGCTGGGCACGGACTCGGGGCTGAACCGATATAATATGGAGACCGGGAACTTTGAGCGTTTTGTTGCCGATGATAACAACCCTATGTCGTTAAGCAGTAACAAGATCCGCGCTGTACTTCAGGAACAACACGGGACCTTGTGGATCGGCACCGATGGCGGCGGTTTGAATCAAATGGATATCGGCAGGAAAACCGTGCGCCATTTTCGCCATGATCCCCAGGATGAAAACTCTATCAGCAGTGACAGGATCCGTACCATGTTTGAATCTATGGATGGCATGTTGTGGATAGGCACTTATGATCAGGGGCTTAACCGTTACAATCCCAGAACCGGGTTTGTTAAACGCTACCATGTCGATTCAGGACACGGCCTGACCAGTAATTTGATCCGCGATATTATGCAGGATCACCGCGGGGTATTATGGTTTGCCACGGATAACGGTTTATTTGAATACCGCAGTGAAAGCGATACTTTCCTTGGTTATTATAAGGAAGCCTCAAACGCCAACAGTCTGACCGATGACCGGGTGATCAGCCTGTTTCAGGACGAAGGTAAAGTACTCTGGGTGGGCACCCATGCCGGCATTAATTTATGGAATTACCAGACCACCTCGTTTGAATTGTTTCGCCAGTCTGGCAACAACCTCGAGGGGTTGCGCTCAAATACCGTGTTAACCTTTACCCAGTCCGATGACGATACCATCTGGGTTGGCACTTATGCCGGGCTGGAAAAATATTCGCAGCAAAGTGGCAAATTTCAGCATTTTGGTAAAGAAAATGGCCTGGTGGATGAAAGAATAACCGCGTTGACGGCGGAAAGTAATCACTTATGGATAGGTACCTTCGCCTCGGGATTGATGAAGATGGACTTAACCACAGGGGAACTGAAGCATTATCCGCCGGACGATGCCAGGGATAACTGGCTGAAAAAAGGCGGCATCACCCGGTTATCTGTGGATAACGAAGGGGATTTATGGATCGCCAGCTATGGCGGCGGCTTATTTCGGTATAATAAGGCCAGTGATGACTTTACTGTTTTTCGCCACCGTGAAGGGGATGTAAATAGTCTTGCCAATAACAAGGTGGTTTATGTGCTCACCAGCCGAAACGGCACTATTTGGGTAAGCCTGTTTGGCGGCGGCATCGCCAAGCTTAACCCCAAAACCGGGCACTTTATCCACTATCAGCACGACCCGTCAAACCCTGACTCTATCAGCAGCAATGAAAACTGGACCATGATGGAGGATAAACAGGGCAATTTATGGATTGGCTCCCAGGGCAATGGCGTCAATAAATTAACCAGTGCGGAAAGCAAAAAGCAACAAGCGGTATTTAGCCATATTTCCCGGGTTGACGGTCTTAAAAGTAATGCCATTTACGGTATCCTGGAAGATTCCAAAGGGGATATCTGGTTTAGCTCGAACCGGGGGATAACTAAATTTTCCCCGCAAAGCAATCTCTTACAGCATTATGGTCCGCATCACGGCCTGCAGTCCTTTGAATTTAATTCGGGGGCACATTTTAAGGCCCGCTCAGGCAAGATGTTTTTTGGCGGCTCTAATGGCTTTAATGCCTTTTACCCCACCGAAATTCTCAGAAACCAGCATCCGCCTAAGGTGTCCCTGACCAAGATTATTAAGATCAACAGTCCTGTGTTGGGGGAGGTGGCAACCCACTTACTTGAATCCCTGACCTTAAATGCCCATGAGTACTCGGTCAGTTTTGAATTTGCCGCACTGGATTTTGCCGTGGTGGAAGATAACCGTTACCGCTATAAGCTTGAAGGTTATGACAATGACTGGATTAACCCGGATAAGGTACACCGTGCCACTTATACCAACTTGCCCAGCGGCCAGTACAGTTTTAAGGTGGAAGCCGCCAATAACGACGGGGTCTGGAATCAGGATGCGATGCAATTAAAGGTTACGGTTTTACCGCCCTGGTATCGGACGAAAATCGCCTATTTAGGCTATTTTGTCCTGTTTATGCTGTTTTTAAGCCTGCTTTATCTGATGCATCTGCACAGGTTGAAAAAAGAAGCTGTTAACAGCCGAGAGCTCAAACTTAAAGTCGAAGAAAAAACTCAGGAATTGCGAAAAAGAAGCAGCCAGCTTGAAGAAAGAAACGAAGAGCTTAAAAGCGCCAATAAACAATTGGCGGAAGTGTGTATTACCGACATAGGTACCGGGCTGCATAATCGCAGGTTTGTGGTTGATTATATGAGTAAAATCGCCAAGAACCTTGAGCGGCGGCTGGAAAAGATGACCCTGACGGAAACGATTGCCAAAAACCGGCCGATATTTTTTGTCGTTTTTGAGATAGATGACTTTTTCCAGATTAATGAGGCCCACGGTTATGGTACCGGTGATGCGGTGATGTTATCCATCTCCCGGCAAGTGTCTAAAAAATGCCGCCAGGGAGATGTGTTAGCCCGCTGGGGAGAAGGGTCCTTTCTGGTGGCGGGGGAGACCGACGACATTGAGGCGATTTTGTTATTGGCCAAACGCCTGATCAGCACGATCGAGAGCCATAACATAGTATTGAAGTCCGAATCTATTTCGGTGACGGCATCGGCGGGCATCAGTTATTTTCCTTTTTCCATTACTCAGCCAAGTTTGTTTACCTGGGAGCAAGTGGTCTCTATTGCCGAAAGCGCCATCAAACTGGCCCGGGAGAAGGGAGACGGCACCTGGTCCTGTATCCGGGCGGGACAACTGGGCTTAAGCCGGGGAGATTATAGAAAAATACTTTCCGAGCCCCAAAATATGGCAGAAAAGGAAGTTATTTCCCTACTCTATGATGTTCAGGCCGCGGATGATTTATTAATCACAGATACAAGAAATAACAAATGA
- a CDS encoding S8 family peptidase, whose amino-acid sequence MNFSLVKTTWLIALNVIIKHRLTSIIGGITLIGFGLLLFDISNAGDGRYGEAENLPTVITENQPVVNTRLEAFPEVLSANTHHSYLIQGQSMEILMAIAEQFNLEVSHKLEAINALAVTLDNVTRKRLKQTPGIIRIQKNSKSLAITASKNGKGGGKGNGKGGGKGGGNSIPILNAPVSSYIDAEPFLTFDANYTRWKLVNRANNNFALSSIELAWPIVNGPLAQFTVNNSGGVDTGNLTATSDGVYMYLTLTSQMLGTHADLSKNKITEYGLVFTHEPATDAGLYQINLTFALDDSSKAFIEGQGSLIQSLNDAYRDSFYPAMVKADILHEQGITGDGVTVAVVDSGLRGDFDWSMQYKVNGGNRIKAFYNAISDTLVDTHIFDKFDAERHGYLEDGNGHGSHISSIIVRSLPKVDAMTGEYENSYNGIAPNANLVAVKALDTNGQGTYADVIRGIDFVIANKEKYNIRILNLSLSTSVQSHYWDDLLNQAVMKAWQAGIFVVASAGNTGPDAMTIGVPGNVPYVMTVGAVSDNYSVTNSSDDFLARFSAAGPTYEGFVKPELVAPGGHILGFMPSDGKLAQDHPEFFDGIGWFMMSGTSQAAAIVSGIAALVLEQDVNLSPDELKCRLLSAGQPAVNGQGQLAVSIFQQGSGLIDAYQAVYSSAAGCANQGLDVDADLAGTSHFGGRANQDENGQYYISGLEGSGYLWQDGYLWVDGYLWADGYLWADGYLWADGYLWADGYLWADGYLWVDSHSTMADKIEANVWVSQE is encoded by the coding sequence ATGAATTTTTCTTTGGTGAAGACTACTTGGCTTATTGCGCTAAATGTGATTATTAAGCATAGACTGACCAGCATTATCGGAGGAATTACTTTAATTGGCTTTGGCTTATTACTGTTCGATATCAGCAATGCCGGGGATGGAAGATACGGGGAAGCGGAAAACCTGCCTACGGTGATAACTGAAAATCAGCCGGTAGTAAATACCCGGCTAGAGGCCTTTCCCGAGGTTTTATCCGCGAATACTCACCATTCTTACCTGATTCAAGGGCAAAGTATGGAGATCCTGATGGCGATAGCCGAGCAGTTTAATCTGGAGGTCAGCCATAAGCTTGAAGCGATTAATGCCCTGGCGGTGACACTGGATAATGTGACCCGCAAGCGCTTAAAGCAAACCCCGGGCATTATCCGCATTCAAAAAAACAGTAAAAGCCTGGCGATTACCGCAAGCAAAAATGGTAAGGGCGGGGGAAAAGGGAATGGCAAGGGCGGTGGCAAGGGCGGCGGTAATAGTATTCCTATTCTTAATGCCCCGGTATCGAGTTATATCGATGCCGAGCCCTTTTTAACTTTTGATGCCAACTATACCCGCTGGAAACTGGTCAACCGGGCAAACAACAATTTTGCTTTAAGCTCAATCGAGTTGGCCTGGCCGATAGTAAATGGCCCTCTGGCTCAGTTTACCGTGAACAACTCCGGCGGTGTGGATACCGGTAATTTAACCGCCACCAGTGACGGTGTGTATATGTACCTGACCTTAACCTCACAAATGTTGGGGACTCATGCTGATTTGAGCAAAAATAAAATCACCGAATATGGCCTGGTGTTTACCCATGAACCGGCAACGGATGCCGGTTTATACCAGATTAACTTAACTTTTGCCCTGGATGATTCCAGCAAAGCTTTTATCGAGGGGCAGGGTAGTTTGATCCAAAGCCTTAATGATGCCTACCGGGACAGTTTTTATCCCGCTATGGTCAAGGCGGATATCTTACATGAACAGGGGATCACCGGCGATGGTGTGACCGTTGCCGTAGTTGACTCGGGTCTGCGGGGAGATTTCGACTGGTCGATGCAATATAAGGTCAACGGCGGCAACCGCATCAAGGCTTTTTATAATGCGATCAGCGATACCTTAGTCGATACTCATATATTTGATAAATTTGACGCTGAGCGTCACGGTTATCTGGAGGACGGCAACGGTCACGGCAGCCATATCAGTTCGATTATCGTCCGCTCCCTGCCTAAGGTAGATGCCATGACCGGCGAATATGAAAACAGTTATAACGGCATTGCCCCCAATGCCAACCTGGTGGCGGTAAAAGCCCTGGACACTAACGGCCAGGGCACTTATGCCGATGTGATCCGCGGCATAGATTTTGTGATCGCCAACAAGGAAAAATACAATATCCGTATTTTAAACCTGTCGTTAAGTACGTCAGTTCAGTCTCACTACTGGGATGATTTATTAAATCAGGCGGTGATGAAAGCCTGGCAGGCGGGCATCTTTGTTGTTGCCTCCGCCGGTAATACCGGTCCCGATGCCATGACGATAGGGGTGCCGGGTAATGTGCCTTATGTGATGACGGTTGGTGCGGTATCGGATAATTATTCGGTGACCAACAGCAGCGATGATTTCCTAGCCCGTTTCTCTGCCGCAGGCCCAACCTATGAAGGTTTTGTCAAACCTGAGCTGGTGGCGCCCGGCGGGCATATTCTCGGCTTTATGCCCAGTGATGGTAAGCTGGCACAGGATCACCCCGAATTCTTTGACGGTATCGGCTGGTTTATGATGTCCGGTACTTCCCAGGCCGCGGCGATAGTCTCCGGTATTGCCGCACTGGTACTTGAGCAAGATGTCAATTTATCACCCGATGAGCTCAAATGCCGACTGCTCAGTGCCGGCCAGCCTGCCGTCAATGGACAGGGCCAGCTGGCGGTCAGTATCTTCCAGCAGGGGAGCGGCTTAATTGATGCCTACCAGGCGGTTTATTCTTCTGCCGCCGGCTGTGCCAATCAGGGATTGGATGTTGATGCCGATCTGGCCGGTACCAGCCATTTTGGCGGACGGGCCAATCAGGATGAAAACGGTCAATATTATATCAGCGGCCTTGAAGGCAGCGGTTATCTCTGGCAAGACGGTTATCTGTGGGTGGACGGTTATCTGTGGGCGGACGGCTATTTGTGGGCGGACGGTTATTTATGGGCAGACGGCTATTTATGGGCGGACGGCTATCTATGGGCGGACGGTTATCTATGGGTGGATAGTCATTCGACCATGGCCGATAAAATCGAAGCGAATGTTTGGGTGTCTCAGGAGTAG
- a CDS encoding S8 family peptidase: MTELLTVAGQLQLAVSHELAIINSLVADLTHSQFLQLKHLPQVTALTLNSQVHVSGKVKGGGDSADDDGSSVMLGFSGLAETATEVSDNVSDYLKTEPFLTLIHKKMSLGVRNTGDHKLEIERIEMSWPKKNGRLTKFSVLDTPLTNGVAEPGELSADGLYYTSVIPGTALKKQKALRGGVDKYFQWTFEHRPANNMSQYQVRFHLSDGSYGQFTFGEGMMLQGRDRDTFFPTVVTADKAHRNGLTGAGVTIAVIDSGLSRDNNLQFDIAGNNRLAAVYDAVGDKLTDTALLDSNTFGDLVRSGIADDDGFGHGAHIASVIVHSKESLDITSGESSGSFNGIAPNARLLVIKAIDDNGNGSYADVIRGIDFIINNKNKYNIRVLNLSLSAPVKSHYWQDPLNQAVMRAWAAGIVVVASAGNNGPDPMSIGVPGNVPYVITVGAMTDSFTPTDISDDKLVSFSSSGPTYEGFVKPEVMAPGGHILGSMNKNSYLATTHPEYHDLNRWFMMSGTSQAAAVVSGSVALMLEHNPELTPDEVKCRLMMSANPALDEQGQLAVSIFQQGSGLIDVTKAINNLAFGCANQGLDIDADIAGQQHFGGRSRQHENGDFYISGLEGTGYVWADGYVWADGYVWADGYVWADGYVWADGYVWADGYVWADGYVWADGYVWADGYVWADGYVWADSRISSNVWVSQE, encoded by the coding sequence ATGACCGAACTGCTGACGGTAGCAGGGCAATTGCAATTGGCTGTCAGCCATGAGCTGGCAATCATTAACAGCCTGGTTGCAGATCTCACCCATAGCCAGTTTTTACAACTGAAACATCTGCCGCAAGTCACAGCCTTAACCCTTAATAGCCAGGTGCACGTGAGTGGTAAGGTCAAGGGAGGCGGCGACTCTGCAGATGATGATGGTAGCTCAGTTATGCTGGGATTTAGCGGGTTGGCAGAGACAGCAACTGAGGTAAGCGACAATGTTTCAGATTATCTGAAAACAGAACCTTTTCTGACGTTAATTCATAAAAAGATGAGTTTAGGCGTACGTAATACCGGTGATCATAAGTTAGAGATCGAGCGTATTGAAATGAGCTGGCCGAAGAAAAATGGCCGCTTGACCAAGTTTTCAGTATTAGACACGCCTTTAACTAACGGTGTGGCCGAGCCGGGTGAACTCAGTGCCGATGGTTTATATTACACCAGCGTGATCCCGGGTACGGCTTTAAAGAAACAAAAAGCACTGAGAGGGGGCGTAGATAAATATTTTCAATGGACTTTTGAGCACAGGCCCGCGAATAACATGAGCCAATATCAAGTTCGCTTTCACTTGAGTGATGGCAGCTATGGCCAATTCACTTTTGGTGAAGGGATGATGTTACAGGGGCGTGACCGGGATACCTTTTTTCCTACTGTGGTGACAGCCGATAAGGCGCACCGCAACGGGCTTACCGGTGCCGGCGTCACCATTGCGGTGATCGACAGCGGTTTATCCCGGGATAACAATTTGCAGTTTGATATCGCCGGTAACAACCGCCTGGCAGCGGTTTATGACGCGGTTGGTGACAAATTGACCGACACGGCTTTGCTGGATAGCAACACTTTTGGCGACCTTGTCCGTTCCGGTATTGCCGACGATGACGGTTTTGGTCACGGTGCCCATATCGCTTCGGTGATTGTCCATTCAAAGGAAAGCCTGGATATCACTAGCGGGGAGAGCAGCGGCTCATTTAACGGTATCGCCCCTAATGCCCGGCTGTTAGTGATCAAAGCTATTGACGATAACGGTAATGGCAGTTATGCCGATGTCATACGCGGCATCGACTTTATTATTAACAACAAAAATAAATATAATATCCGGGTGCTCAACCTTTCCCTCAGTGCCCCGGTAAAATCCCATTACTGGCAGGATCCATTAAATCAGGCGGTGATGCGCGCCTGGGCCGCAGGCATAGTGGTGGTGGCGTCTGCCGGCAATAATGGCCCGGATCCTATGTCAATCGGCGTACCGGGCAATGTCCCTTATGTGATCACCGTCGGGGCGATGACGGATAGTTTCACCCCGACAGATATCAGTGATGACAAGCTGGTAAGTTTTTCATCATCAGGGCCTACCTATGAAGGCTTTGTTAAACCGGAAGTGATGGCGCCCGGAGGGCATATTCTCGGCAGCATGAATAAAAATTCCTATCTGGCAACCACGCACCCTGAATATCATGATCTCAACCGCTGGTTCATGATGTCGGGTACTTCCCAGGCGGCGGCGGTCGTCTCGGGCAGTGTGGCCCTGATGTTGGAGCATAATCCGGAGCTGACCCCGGATGAAGTGAAATGCCGCTTGATGATGAGCGCCAATCCGGCACTTGACGAGCAAGGTCAGTTGGCCGTCAGTATTTTTCAGCAGGGCAGCGGTTTAATTGATGTCACTAAGGCGATAAACAACCTGGCTTTTGGTTGTGCCAACCAGGGATTGGATATTGATGCCGATATTGCCGGGCAGCAGCATTTTGGCGGGCGCAGCCGTCAGCATGAAAACGGCGACTTTTATATCAGCGGCCTTGAGGGCACGGGTTATGTCTGGGCGGACGGTTATGTCTGGGCAGACGGTTATGTCTGGGCGGATGGCTATGTCTGGGCAGATGGCTATGTCTGGGCGGATGGCTATGTCTGGGCAGATGGCTATGTCTGGGCAGATGGCTATGTCTGGGCGGACGGTTATGTCTGGGCAGACGGTTATGTCTGGGCGGACGGTTATGTCTGGGCGGATAGTCGCATATCTTCGAATGTCTGGGTATCACAGGAGTAA